A region from the Desulfomarina profundi genome encodes:
- a CDS encoding tetratricopeptide repeat protein, which translates to MKLGSNRKQKLIELGPDALADALLNIAVHSDEADDLIKQLIATPKENIQRFKNKLSGLKRRKRFISWRESASFARELEMLLRDLKAGVDDPLNGIELVAAFYKADNTIFEMCDDSSGNIGDVFRYDAKELFVNYARRCADKDKIANIILKVNQKDNYGIRDTLIDCAGECLPEEAIRTMIATLQKWADKEKDEYGKRHHLRLIESLARQIKDAKLFEKTRIASRGKLSTAAIIDIARVYLESGDVETAHSWLKKIPEGETYQAYERDKLLEEIYQKQGNSEKLTELLFQKFRSHHSTDTLQAFLDVIGHDKWDEVVADEVVQILKADRLQESDAEFLISIGKIDEAEAYLLGRADQLDGDYYGSLLSLAEAMESENRHLVTSLIYRSLLVSILERGYTKAYPHGIRYLKKLDKLSEAVTDWKEFNTHEAFKEQIIEAHGRKRSFWSKYEVKK; encoded by the coding sequence ATGAAATTGGGTAGTAACCGCAAACAAAAACTGATTGAGCTGGGGCCTGATGCTCTGGCAGATGCTTTATTAAACATTGCCGTTCACTCTGACGAAGCCGATGACCTGATCAAGCAATTGATTGCCACCCCAAAGGAAAATATTCAGCGATTTAAGAACAAACTTTCCGGACTGAAACGACGGAAGCGTTTCATTAGTTGGCGCGAATCAGCCAGCTTTGCCCGCGAGCTGGAAATGCTGCTGAGGGATTTAAAAGCCGGTGTGGATGATCCTCTTAATGGTATTGAACTTGTGGCCGCATTTTACAAGGCCGACAATACCATTTTCGAAATGTGCGATGACTCCAGTGGAAATATCGGAGATGTGTTCCGTTATGATGCCAAAGAGCTGTTTGTGAACTATGCCAGGCGGTGTGCTGATAAAGATAAAATCGCAAACATCATCCTGAAGGTAAATCAAAAGGATAACTATGGCATCCGTGATACGTTAATCGACTGTGCTGGAGAATGCCTGCCTGAAGAGGCTATCCGCACTATGATTGCCACACTTCAGAAGTGGGCAGATAAAGAAAAAGATGAATACGGTAAGCGCCATCATTTGAGACTGATCGAATCTCTGGCCCGTCAAATCAAGGATGCCAAGCTATTCGAAAAGACCCGTATTGCCTCGCGGGGAAAACTGTCCACAGCCGCAATAATCGATATTGCCCGTGTCTATCTGGAAAGTGGAGATGTTGAAACAGCTCATTCTTGGCTCAAGAAAATTCCGGAAGGCGAAACCTATCAGGCATACGAACGGGATAAACTGCTGGAGGAAATCTATCAGAAGCAGGGAAACTCCGAAAAACTGACGGAGCTCCTGTTCCAGAAATTCAGATCACATCATTCCACAGACACCCTTCAGGCGTTTCTGGATGTCATCGGCCATGACAAGTGGGATGAAGTCGTTGCAGATGAGGTGGTACAGATTCTGAAAGCCGACAGACTTCAGGAATCAGATGCGGAATTTCTGATCTCAATTGGAAAGATCGATGAAGCGGAAGCCTACCTTCTGGGGCGTGCAGACCAGCTCGACGGCGATTATTATGGAAGTCTGCTTTCACTTGCTGAGGCCATGGAATCGGAAAACCGCCATCTTGTCACCAGCCTGATCTACCGCAGCCTGCTTGTCTCCATTCTGGAGCGTGGTTACACCAAAGCCTATCCCCATGGAATCCGGTACCTTAAGAAGCTGGACAAGCTCTCTGAGGCCGTAACCGATTGGAAGGAATTTAACACTCACGAAGCATTCAAAGAGCAGATCATTGAGGCACATGGTCGCAAACGAAGCTTCTGGTCAAAATATGAGGTAAAGAAATGA
- the smpB gene encoding SsrA-binding protein SmpB produces MGIKIVAKNKKAYHDYHIDAKYEAGMVLSGPEVKSLRAGKVNLRDGYANVDSRGEVMLYNVHISSYSFATHNPNEPLRVRKLLLNKREIKKLIGKLKEKGLALIPLKIYFKENGKAKVELGLARGKKQYDKRAALKEKQSKRELQRVMRRNS; encoded by the coding sequence ATGGGAATAAAGATTGTCGCGAAAAATAAAAAGGCCTACCACGACTATCATATTGATGCAAAATATGAAGCGGGAATGGTACTTTCCGGACCGGAGGTGAAATCCCTGCGGGCCGGCAAGGTGAACCTGCGCGACGGTTATGCCAATGTCGATTCCCGGGGGGAGGTGATGCTCTATAATGTGCATATTTCTTCCTATTCTTTTGCAACTCATAACCCCAATGAACCGCTCAGGGTACGAAAACTGCTGCTCAACAAGAGGGAAATCAAGAAGTTGATCGGCAAGCTGAAGGAAAAAGGCCTTGCCCTGATACCACTTAAGATTTACTTTAAAGAAAACGGCAAGGCCAAGGTGGAGCTGGGACTCGCCCGCGGTAAAAAACAGTACGACAAGCGGGCTGCGCTCAAGGAAAAACAGAGTAAGCGGGAGTTGCAGCGGGTCATGCGCCGAAACAGTTAA
- a CDS encoding GspE/PulE family protein, with the protein MKFLNSDALLDLLEARRILTPKQRKFIILEKGKQRQKLLRHAAREGIKDKDYPDLVDIISAFNFELHGCNGRVIDEELIIRAVAKEKKLPFRKLDPLELDMEVVTRTIPRNFAIRQLVLPVKMSGGILDVVVYHPDCETVLADIEQANQVNVRPALATKSDIKRIISEFFGFQKSISAAEDQFTVSTDGSSIDIGNLERYVKISSSKEITSSDQHIKNAVNHIFHYALDQRASDIHIEPKRNVCMVRFRIDGTLHTIYKLPRAVHSAITSRIKFLSRLDIAEKRRPQDGRIKIGGNGERDVEIRISTVPVAFGEKVVMRILDSEMIFQKIDNLGFSKRDMEVYNSFIQAPHGIILVTGPTGSGKSTTLYSTLKEIATPEKNIVTVEDPVEMVHEEFNQIAVQPLIEVTFSTILRNILRQDPDIIMIGEIRDEETARHAVQAAMTGHLVFSTLHTNDAVSSIARLRDLGLQPFMIASTLLGSMAQRLVKTICPTCSEEFEISCEDLVKMGFPVVSTGKLILKRGKGCRECRGTGYKGRCGVFEIFPISSKIKRMVSDNEPTFEMTRVAIREGMTTLREDAWSKVRAGVTTYEEALRVTSAQF; encoded by the coding sequence ATGAAATTTCTCAACAGTGACGCCCTGCTCGACCTCCTGGAGGCACGCAGAATTCTCACGCCGAAACAGCGCAAATTCATAATCCTTGAAAAAGGTAAACAGCGCCAGAAACTCCTCAGGCATGCGGCCAGGGAAGGAATAAAAGACAAGGACTACCCTGATCTCGTTGATATCATTTCAGCCTTTAACTTCGAACTGCACGGGTGTAACGGGCGAGTCATTGACGAAGAACTGATTATCCGGGCAGTGGCCAAAGAAAAGAAACTTCCCTTCAGGAAGCTCGACCCCCTTGAGCTCGATATGGAGGTCGTCACCAGAACCATTCCCAGAAATTTTGCCATCCGTCAGCTTGTCCTACCGGTGAAAATGTCCGGAGGAATCCTGGATGTGGTCGTTTATCACCCGGATTGTGAAACGGTTCTTGCCGATATTGAACAGGCCAACCAGGTCAATGTCCGGCCGGCTCTTGCCACAAAATCGGATATTAAACGAATCATTTCAGAATTCTTCGGTTTCCAGAAATCAATCAGCGCCGCGGAAGACCAGTTTACGGTTTCCACAGACGGGAGTTCCATCGATATTGGCAACCTGGAGAGGTATGTCAAGATTTCTTCGTCAAAAGAGATCACCTCTTCCGACCAGCATATTAAAAATGCAGTTAACCATATTTTTCATTATGCCTTGGACCAGAGGGCCAGTGATATCCATATCGAACCGAAACGAAATGTCTGCATGGTCCGCTTCCGGATAGACGGGACCCTGCATACCATCTATAAATTGCCCAGGGCTGTACACTCCGCCATAACCTCACGGATAAAATTTCTCTCCCGTCTCGATATCGCCGAAAAACGCCGCCCGCAGGACGGCAGAATAAAAATCGGCGGCAACGGGGAACGGGATGTGGAAATTCGGATTTCCACGGTACCGGTTGCCTTCGGGGAAAAGGTGGTCATGCGGATACTTGATTCGGAAATGATCTTCCAGAAGATCGATAATCTCGGATTTTCCAAACGGGACATGGAAGTGTATAATTCGTTTATCCAGGCGCCTCACGGAATTATCCTGGTGACGGGCCCCACCGGCAGCGGAAAATCAACCACGCTTTATTCCACGCTCAAGGAGATAGCCACCCCCGAAAAAAATATTGTCACCGTGGAGGACCCTGTGGAAATGGTCCATGAAGAATTTAACCAGATTGCGGTGCAACCGCTCATCGAGGTGACTTTTTCCACCATTCTCCGTAATATTCTCCGCCAGGACCCTGATATTATCATGATCGGTGAAATACGGGATGAGGAAACTGCCCGCCATGCTGTTCAGGCGGCCATGACCGGGCATCTTGTTTTTTCTACTCTGCACACCAACGACGCGGTCTCCTCCATTGCCCGTCTGCGGGACCTGGGCCTGCAGCCTTTTATGATCGCCTCCACCCTGCTGGGCAGTATGGCCCAGCGGCTTGTAAAGACAATCTGTCCCACCTGCAGCGAAGAATTTGAAATATCCTGTGAAGATCTTGTTAAGATGGGTTTTCCCGTGGTCAGCACCGGTAAACTCATATTGAAGCGGGGTAAGGGATGTCGGGAATGCAGGGGGACGGGATACAAGGGGAGATGTGGAGTTTTTGAAATATTTCCCATCAGTTCAAAGATCAAACGGATGGTCAGCGACAATGAACCCACTTTCGAAATGACCCGGGTTGCAATTCGCGAGGGAATGACTACATTACGCGAGGACGCCTGGAGCAAGGTCCGGGCCGGGGTCACCACCTACGAGGAAGCATTGCGGGTAACATCGGCTCAGTTTTAA
- a CDS encoding deoxyribonuclease IV — MQIFTRNQRQWKPAQLKDDEVHLFKRAWKKRVIPVVSHASYLINFATAKEELLEKSVNAFILELQRCQRLGIEQVVLHPGSHGGDGVETGLERVVAGLDRAMDESGTEVGVLLETTAGQGTGLGRSFEELAFILDNSKNKKRLGVCVDTCHIFAAGYDLRTKKSYNETIAKLENIVGLSRVKFFHLNDSKKELGSRVDRHEHIGRGAIGLEGFANLLNDTRFKTIPMTLETPKGENLQEDIENLATLRSLIKI, encoded by the coding sequence CTGCAGATATTTACCAGGAACCAGCGGCAATGGAAACCTGCCCAACTCAAGGATGATGAAGTTCACCTGTTTAAGCGGGCGTGGAAGAAACGGGTAATTCCCGTGGTTTCCCATGCCTCATACCTGATAAATTTCGCCACCGCGAAGGAAGAACTGCTGGAAAAATCGGTTAATGCCTTTATTCTTGAACTGCAGCGATGCCAGCGACTCGGTATTGAGCAGGTGGTCCTTCATCCGGGCTCCCATGGTGGAGACGGAGTTGAAACAGGTCTTGAACGTGTGGTGGCCGGGCTTGACAGGGCCATGGATGAAAGCGGGACTGAAGTCGGAGTACTGCTCGAAACAACGGCGGGCCAGGGAACAGGGTTGGGCAGGAGTTTTGAGGAACTTGCCTTTATCCTGGATAATTCAAAGAATAAAAAAAGACTGGGGGTCTGCGTAGACACCTGTCATATTTTTGCCGCCGGATATGACCTGCGCACAAAAAAAAGTTACAATGAAACAATTGCGAAACTGGAAAATATCGTTGGTCTTTCCAGGGTGAAATTCTTCCACCTTAACGATTCAAAAAAAGAGCTGGGCAGTCGGGTGGACAGACACGAACACATCGGCAGGGGCGCCATAGGGCTCGAGGGATTTGCCAACCTGCTGAATGATACACGGTTTAAAACAATTCCAATGACCCTTGAAACGCCCAAAGGTGAAAATCTGCAGGAAGATATTGAAAACCTGGCAACACTCCGATCCCTTATAAAGATATAA
- a CDS encoding M48 family metallopeptidase, with protein sequence MYNNLLYFLVAIFLFSVDSVPTEPLLPAWQGGLIFLFLLLGYNRIARRAYRQPTAVSSAGYFGTEKRLSILALCFFAVSLYSCDPKFYLSRLPGAGLMPALVNILGLLIFIIFLALMWRAGKENYQRIFDRKYSVSGFVLANLKVNLPIVLPWIILSLCYDLLALLPFPGLQKFAGSQWGDLLFFAVFLGFVILFFPPLVRRLWGCKKLPDGYLKERLEKFCKRQGFSADFYLWPLFEGRVLTAGVVGIVPGLRYILITPALLETLSLEELEAVIAHELGHIKKRHLLLYVFLIAGFSLLAGLVAEPMVYLVLSIDPLNRAMMQFNMSAESILTVAGAVPLLFFMIIYFRYIFGYFIRNFERQADLFTLSAVGSGRPLISAFEKIALLSGDIRDQPNWHHFGIGERITCLEQAEREPVRVERHNRKVRYSLVGYCCIMALSALLLSRIPTDELAKRYQENYAETFLLQKVKQEPERALWQRMIGDLMLNRKMERKALEAYEKAYSIEPTNPEIMNNLAWLLLTSEDVSLRNPVKALTLARGAVALQPKPHILDTLATAYWAMGLVEEAVKIEEEAMRIDSAQKRFYQARIAKFTSESYEDEIRALAEKNKTEKNPE encoded by the coding sequence ATGTATAACAATTTACTCTATTTTCTGGTCGCCATCTTTTTGTTCAGTGTGGACAGTGTACCCACCGAACCTCTTCTCCCGGCATGGCAGGGAGGGCTGATTTTCCTCTTTCTGCTACTGGGATATAATCGTATTGCCAGGCGAGCCTACCGGCAGCCGACAGCTGTAAGTTCGGCCGGATACTTTGGAACCGAAAAGAGATTATCCATCCTTGCCCTCTGTTTTTTCGCTGTATCTCTCTACAGTTGCGACCCGAAATTCTACCTTTCGCGCCTTCCCGGTGCGGGGCTCATGCCTGCCCTGGTCAATATTCTCGGTCTATTGATTTTTATCATTTTTCTTGCCCTGATGTGGCGGGCGGGCAAAGAAAATTACCAACGGATATTCGATCGGAAATACTCGGTTTCAGGCTTTGTTCTTGCCAATCTGAAGGTAAATCTCCCCATAGTTCTGCCCTGGATCATATTATCACTCTGTTATGATCTGCTGGCCCTTCTGCCCTTCCCGGGGTTGCAGAAATTTGCCGGCTCCCAGTGGGGGGATCTGCTCTTTTTTGCAGTTTTTCTCGGATTCGTCATCCTCTTTTTTCCGCCGCTTGTCCGCAGGTTGTGGGGATGTAAAAAACTTCCCGACGGCTACTTGAAGGAAAGGCTGGAAAAATTCTGTAAACGCCAGGGGTTTTCGGCCGATTTTTACCTCTGGCCCCTTTTCGAAGGAAGGGTTCTGACTGCGGGTGTAGTGGGAATCGTCCCCGGCCTGCGATATATTCTCATCACTCCAGCTCTCCTGGAGACCTTGAGTCTGGAAGAACTGGAGGCTGTCATAGCCCACGAACTCGGCCACATAAAAAAACGACATCTGCTGCTCTATGTCTTTCTGATAGCAGGGTTCAGCCTGCTGGCCGGTCTTGTGGCAGAACCCATGGTCTACCTGGTACTTTCCATTGATCCCCTCAACCGGGCAATGATGCAGTTCAACATGAGTGCAGAAAGCATCCTGACTGTGGCCGGAGCTGTGCCGTTGCTTTTTTTCATGATTATCTACTTCAGATACATTTTCGGCTATTTTATCCGCAATTTCGAAAGACAGGCGGACCTGTTCACCCTGTCGGCTGTGGGCAGTGGCAGGCCGCTTATTTCCGCCTTTGAAAAAATCGCACTTCTCAGCGGTGATATAAGGGATCAGCCGAACTGGCACCATTTCGGAATCGGTGAACGAATTACCTGTCTTGAGCAAGCTGAAAGAGAACCTGTCCGGGTAGAGCGCCATAACAGGAAGGTGCGTTACAGCCTGGTAGGATACTGCTGTATCATGGCACTGTCCGCCCTGTTGCTTTCCAGGATTCCCACGGATGAACTGGCAAAAAGATACCAGGAAAACTATGCGGAAACCTTCCTCCTGCAGAAGGTCAAACAGGAGCCTGAACGGGCCCTCTGGCAACGGATGATTGGTGACCTCATGCTTAACCGGAAAATGGAGAGAAAGGCGCTTGAGGCTTACGAAAAGGCATACAGTATCGAACCGACGAATCCTGAGATTATGAACAACCTTGCCTGGCTGCTCCTGACCAGTGAAGACGTATCCCTTCGAAACCCTGTTAAGGCACTGACCCTGGCCCGGGGAGCAGTCGCCCTGCAGCCGAAGCCCCATATCCTCGACACCCTGGCCACCGCTTACTGGGCCATGGGACTTGTGGAGGAAGCAGTGAAAATCGAGGAGGAGGCAATGCGGATAGACAGCGCCCAGAAGCGATTCTACCAGGCCCGCATCGCAAAATTCACCAGTGAATCCTATGAAGATGAAATCAGGGCTCTGGCAGAGAAAAATAAGACTGAAAAAAATCCGGAGTAA